The following are from one region of the Actinopolyspora halophila DSM 43834 genome:
- a CDS encoding Gfo/Idh/MocA family protein encodes MSDTEPLGIGLVGHAFMGAAHSQAWRTVGRVFDPPLVPRMSVLCGRDADSTAAAARRLGWASVETDWRKLIASEDVDLVDICTPGDTHSEIAIAALEAGKHVLCEKPLANSVSSAEAMAEAALRANERGVRSMVGFNYRRVPALALARRLVLAGRIGTVRHVRAQYLQDFIVDPDSPMMWRLDRERAGSGALGDIGTHIVDLAQFVTAEHITGVSGLTSTFVPERPLGDGSGRYGTVTVDDAAAFLARFSGGALATFEASRFATGRKNAMRLEINGSAGSLTFDFESMNELSFHDHGEDASTAGFRRILVTEPEHPYLHAWWPPGHGLGYEHTFTHQVRDLLESVGNDEAPAPSFADGLAVQRVLDAVEHSSANNSVWTEVPDHRAVP; translated from the coding sequence ATGAGCGACACTGAGCCGTTGGGCATCGGGCTGGTGGGGCACGCTTTCATGGGCGCTGCCCACTCCCAGGCCTGGCGCACGGTCGGGCGGGTGTTCGACCCGCCGCTGGTCCCCAGGATGTCCGTGCTCTGCGGGCGCGACGCGGACAGCACCGCGGCGGCCGCCCGAAGACTCGGCTGGGCGAGCGTGGAGACGGACTGGAGGAAACTGATCGCCAGCGAGGACGTCGACCTCGTCGACATCTGCACCCCCGGCGACACCCACTCCGAGATCGCGATCGCCGCTCTCGAAGCCGGCAAACACGTACTCTGCGAGAAACCCCTGGCCAACTCGGTGAGCTCGGCCGAGGCGATGGCCGAGGCGGCGCTGCGCGCGAACGAACGCGGAGTCCGCAGCATGGTCGGTTTCAACTATCGCCGGGTTCCCGCGCTCGCGTTGGCGAGACGACTGGTGCTCGCGGGGCGCATCGGAACGGTTCGGCACGTGCGCGCCCAGTACCTGCAGGACTTCATCGTCGACCCCGACTCACCGATGATGTGGCGGTTGGATCGCGAGCGCGCCGGTTCCGGGGCGCTCGGCGACATCGGTACGCACATCGTGGACCTGGCCCAATTCGTCACGGCCGAACACATCACGGGCGTATCCGGCTTGACCAGCACTTTCGTTCCCGAACGCCCGTTGGGGGACGGCAGTGGGCGGTACGGCACGGTAACCGTGGACGACGCGGCGGCGTTTCTCGCCCGGTTCAGCGGTGGCGCACTGGCCACTTTCGAGGCGAGCAGGTTCGCCACCGGCCGCAAGAACGCGATGCGGTTGGAGATCAACGGTTCGGCGGGCAGCCTGACGTTCGACTTCGAGTCCATGAACGAGCTCTCGTTCCACGATCACGGCGAAGACGCGAGCACGGCGGGGTTCCGCAGAATCCTGGTGACCGAACCCGAACATCCCTATCTGCACGCGTGGTGGCCGCCGGGGCACGGCCTCGGCTACGAGCACACCTTCACGCACCAGGTACGGGACCTGCTCGAGTCCGTCGGCAACGACGAGGCCCCCGCTCCGTCGTTCGCGGACGGGCTCGCGGTGCAACGCGTGCTGGACGCGGTCGAGCACAGCTCCGCCAACAACAGCGTCTGGACGGAGGTTCCCGACCACCGAGCCGTCCCGTGA
- a CDS encoding substrate-binding domain-containing protein, protein MAQSDIVGTQRRRFLLGGAVAGAGALLTACTGSGEGSGGGSSQLVGRQEGDNSQPGKNVTIGLSIPSDDHGWMGAIGENAVAQADGFDDVTLEATEGTNDVNRQISQVKTLINKKVDVLAILPFNGESLTSVAEQAMKAGIPVVNIDRVFASKLAYRTWVGGDNYGMGASAANFIADRLDEQGKENPTIVEITGIDNLRLTRERSSGFSEALESRGYTISMSQSAEFTPQSGRSVMGNVLQAQDNIDAVWNHDDNQGVGVLAAIEQAGRTDELFMVGGAGSKEMMQHIKAADGPMAATVLYPPTMSATAINMARLIAQGRDLSDLVERAVPSNVTLHSETVTKDNVDQHLPTSF, encoded by the coding sequence ATGGCGCAGTCCGACATCGTGGGGACCCAACGCAGACGTTTCCTGCTCGGCGGTGCCGTCGCAGGCGCGGGTGCGCTGCTGACCGCCTGCACCGGCAGCGGAGAAGGATCGGGGGGTGGTTCCAGCCAACTCGTCGGCAGACAGGAGGGGGACAACTCCCAACCCGGTAAGAACGTGACGATAGGGCTGTCCATCCCCTCCGACGACCACGGCTGGATGGGTGCCATCGGCGAGAACGCCGTAGCCCAGGCGGACGGTTTCGACGACGTCACCCTGGAGGCCACCGAGGGCACCAACGATGTGAACAGGCAGATATCGCAGGTCAAAACACTGATCAACAAGAAGGTCGACGTGTTGGCGATCCTCCCGTTCAACGGGGAATCCCTGACCTCGGTGGCCGAACAGGCGATGAAGGCGGGAATTCCCGTGGTCAACATCGACCGCGTTTTCGCCTCCAAACTGGCCTACCGCACCTGGGTCGGCGGTGACAACTACGGAATGGGGGCCAGCGCGGCGAACTTCATCGCGGACCGGCTCGACGAACAGGGCAAGGAGAATCCGACGATCGTCGAGATAACCGGGATCGACAACCTACGACTCACGCGCGAGCGGAGCAGCGGTTTCTCCGAGGCACTCGAATCACGGGGCTACACGATCTCCATGAGTCAGAGCGCGGAGTTCACACCACAGTCCGGGCGCAGCGTCATGGGCAACGTGCTGCAGGCTCAGGACAACATCGACGCCGTTTGGAATCACGACGACAACCAGGGCGTGGGCGTGCTGGCGGCCATCGAGCAGGCGGGCAGGACCGACGAGCTGTTCATGGTCGGCGGAGCCGGTTCGAAGGAGATGATGCAGCACATCAAGGCAGCCGACGGACCCATGGCCGCGACGGTGCTCTACCCGCCGACCATGTCGGCCACCGCGATCAACATGGCCAGGTTGATCGCTCAGGGACGCGATCTCTCGGATCTCGTCGAACGCGCGGTTCCGAGCAACGTGACGCTGCACTCGGAAACAGTGACCAAGGACAACGTCGACCAGCACCTCCCGACCTCCTTCTGA
- a CDS encoding ABC transporter permease, giving the protein MTEQTNVETVGSAESDPGTETGTTNVSSRFARLGGSNRRQILGLLGVLAILVAAGSLTTENFLETANLVLLLSQASIIGVLSVGMTFVIISGGIDLSVGAIIALASVWATTGATQQFGLAGMLFTAVTVACVCGLINGALIAYGGLVSLIVTIAGLAAYRGMATLISGGSPQIVEVDGFGAIATVDVVGVPLLVYIFAATVCLGWLLLNRTTFGRHVFAIGGNAEAARLAGIDVRRVRATVFVLSGLCCAIAAIMLTARTATGASTHGDLYELDAIAAVILGGTLLSGGRGTLIGSILGVVVFTTVNNIFVLNNLSTPIQQIAKGVIIVIAVLLQRRANKEAAG; this is encoded by the coding sequence GTGACCGAACAGACGAACGTCGAAACCGTCGGCTCCGCGGAATCCGACCCGGGCACGGAAACAGGCACCACGAACGTCTCCTCCCGTTTCGCCCGCCTCGGGGGCTCCAACCGGCGCCAGATTCTCGGACTGCTGGGCGTGCTCGCGATCCTGGTGGCGGCAGGAAGCCTGACCACCGAGAACTTCCTGGAAACAGCCAACCTCGTGCTGCTGCTCAGTCAGGCCTCGATCATCGGCGTGTTGTCGGTCGGGATGACCTTCGTCATCATCAGCGGGGGGATCGACCTGTCCGTCGGAGCGATCATCGCTCTCGCCTCGGTCTGGGCGACGACCGGGGCCACCCAGCAGTTCGGGTTGGCGGGAATGCTGTTCACCGCTGTCACCGTCGCCTGCGTCTGCGGTCTGATCAACGGTGCGCTGATCGCCTACGGCGGCCTCGTGTCCCTGATCGTGACGATCGCCGGTCTGGCCGCCTACCGGGGCATGGCGACGCTGATCTCCGGAGGCAGCCCACAGATCGTCGAGGTCGACGGATTCGGTGCCATCGCGACGGTCGACGTCGTCGGTGTCCCCCTGCTCGTGTACATCTTCGCCGCCACCGTGTGCCTCGGCTGGCTGCTGCTGAACCGGACGACCTTCGGCAGGCACGTGTTCGCCATCGGCGGCAACGCGGAGGCCGCGCGGCTGGCGGGGATCGACGTACGCAGAGTTCGCGCCACCGTGTTCGTGCTGTCCGGGTTGTGCTGCGCGATCGCCGCGATCATGCTCACGGCGCGAACCGCCACCGGCGCCAGCACGCACGGCGATCTCTACGAACTCGACGCCATAGCCGCGGTCATTCTCGGCGGCACGCTCCTTTCCGGTGGGCGCGGAACACTGATCGGTTCGATTCTGGGAGTGGTCGTGTTCACCACCGTGAACAACATATTCGTCCTGAACAATCTCTCCACGCCGATTCAGCAGATCGCCAAGGGCGTGATCATCGTCATCGCCGTGCTGCTGCAGCGTCGCGCGAACAAGGAAGCAGCCGGATGA
- a CDS encoding sugar ABC transporter ATP-binding protein, giving the protein MSDALLRMHDIVKTFPGVRALDGVDLEVRSGEVHCLLGQNGAGKSTLIKVLSGAQQPDEGTIEWNDSEVALRTPATAMRLGIATIYQELDLVDGLSVAENVFLGHERSTAGFSRRTEMIRAARELLERLGHGDIDPARTVGELPVATKQLVSMARALSHDARLIVMDEPSAVLAHDEISGLFRVIEGLTAAGIAVIYISHRLEEIREVGDRITVLKDGRTVDRGLPASRTSTERVVSLMTGRDVRSTFPESRGEEPPAGRGELLRVERLSRSGEFTDVSFTLHEGEIVGIAGLVGAGRSEILQTVYGARKPDSGRVLLDGRRPRPGSVRSAVRAGMGFAPEERKSQALVPHESIAHNVSLAALNRYARLGWVDRKAERTAAEEVTGSLRLRPSDTEQPVRVLSGGNQQKAIVARWLLADCKVLLLDEPTRGVDVAAKSEIYALVRDLADSGVGVILVSSELPEVLGLSDRVLVLREGRIVREAASEAIDEHEVLDLFIEGSAA; this is encoded by the coding sequence ATGAGCGACGCGTTGCTGCGCATGCACGACATCGTCAAAACCTTTCCGGGCGTTCGCGCGCTGGACGGCGTCGACCTGGAGGTCCGTTCCGGCGAGGTGCACTGCCTGCTCGGTCAGAACGGGGCGGGCAAATCGACACTGATCAAAGTGCTTTCCGGTGCTCAGCAGCCGGACGAGGGCACCATCGAGTGGAACGACTCCGAAGTGGCGTTACGCACCCCCGCCACCGCGATGAGGCTGGGGATCGCGACGATCTACCAGGAGCTCGACCTCGTGGACGGCCTCTCCGTGGCGGAGAACGTCTTTCTCGGCCACGAACGTTCCACAGCGGGTTTCTCCCGCCGCACCGAGATGATCCGCGCCGCCCGTGAACTGCTCGAACGGCTCGGACACGGCGACATCGACCCGGCACGGACCGTGGGGGAGCTCCCGGTCGCGACCAAGCAGCTGGTCAGCATGGCCCGTGCGCTCTCCCACGACGCGAGGTTGATCGTCATGGACGAACCGTCCGCGGTCCTCGCTCACGACGAGATCTCCGGGCTCTTCCGGGTGATAGAGGGGCTCACCGCAGCGGGCATCGCGGTGATCTACATATCCCACAGGCTGGAGGAGATTCGCGAGGTCGGCGACCGGATAACCGTTCTCAAGGACGGCCGCACCGTGGACCGGGGACTGCCCGCCTCGCGAACGTCGACGGAGCGGGTCGTCTCGCTGATGACGGGTCGCGATGTTCGGTCGACGTTTCCGGAAAGCCGCGGCGAAGAGCCCCCCGCCGGACGTGGGGAGCTGTTGCGCGTGGAGCGGCTGAGCCGCTCCGGGGAATTCACCGACGTGTCGTTCACCCTCCACGAGGGTGAGATCGTCGGGATCGCCGGGCTCGTGGGAGCGGGAAGGTCCGAGATACTGCAGACCGTCTACGGCGCGCGCAAGCCCGATTCCGGCCGCGTGCTGCTCGACGGTCGGCGGCCACGCCCCGGCAGCGTACGCTCCGCCGTCCGCGCCGGAATGGGCTTTGCCCCGGAAGAGCGCAAGAGTCAAGCGCTGGTTCCCCACGAGTCGATCGCGCACAACGTCTCGCTGGCGGCGTTGAACCGGTACGCCCGACTGGGCTGGGTCGACCGAAAAGCCGAGCGAACCGCCGCGGAGGAGGTCACCGGTTCCCTGCGGTTGCGACCGTCCGACACGGAACAACCGGTGCGGGTGCTTTCCGGGGGGAACCAGCAGAAGGCCATCGTCGCCCGGTGGCTGCTCGCCGACTGCAAGGTGCTGTTGCTGGATGAGCCGACCAGGGGCGTCGATGTGGCGGCCAAGTCCGAGATCTACGCGCTGGTGCGTGATCTCGCGGATTCCGGTGTGGGCGTGATTCTGGTTTCCAGCGAGCTTCCCGAGGTTCTCGGCCTCTCCGATCGTGTGCTCGTGCTGCGCGAGGGACGGATAGTTCGCGAGGCCGCGAGCGAAGCCATCGACGAGCACGAAGTGCTCGACCTGTTCATCGAAGGGAGCGCCGCGTGA
- a CDS encoding ROK family protein, which translates to MALRPENAQQAQLLRLLRGNGPYSRAELGEAVRLSRSKLATELDRLIEQGFVESGGFAASRGGRRSSIVRLSDNIRFAGIDIGATSVDVAVTNGELEVIGHRSAEIGVHQGPSAVLDVALDLLGKLRAEDTVQDIHGAGIGIPGPVSFRDGVPVMPPIMPGWDQYPVRETMSHELGVPVQVDNDVNLMALGELQAGVARSVDDFLLVKIGTGIGCGIVVDGHVYRGVSGSAGDIGHIQIDENGPPCACGNSGCLEAYASGTALARDAMAAARAGRSAHLAELLEHAESLTAADVTEAVAAGDPVAVQLLRAGGHRVGQVLASLVSFFNPGLVVVAGGVAGAGHSLLAEIRSVVYRRSLPLATGNLPIVLSELATVAGAVGGARLISDQVFSVPRGAEER; encoded by the coding sequence ATCGCGCTACGTCCGGAGAACGCGCAACAGGCTCAGCTACTGAGACTGCTACGCGGAAACGGGCCGTACTCACGAGCCGAACTGGGCGAGGCCGTCCGCCTGTCCCGCTCGAAACTGGCGACCGAACTGGACCGCCTCATCGAGCAGGGTTTCGTCGAGAGCGGAGGGTTCGCGGCGTCTCGCGGTGGCCGTCGTTCCTCGATCGTACGACTGTCGGACAACATTCGCTTCGCGGGAATCGACATCGGGGCCACCTCAGTGGACGTGGCGGTCACGAACGGCGAACTCGAAGTGATCGGGCATCGCAGCGCCGAGATCGGTGTGCACCAGGGCCCGTCGGCGGTGCTGGACGTGGCACTGGACCTGCTCGGCAAGCTCCGCGCGGAGGACACGGTTCAGGACATCCACGGTGCTGGCATCGGCATCCCCGGTCCGGTGAGCTTCCGGGACGGTGTGCCCGTCATGCCGCCCATCATGCCCGGCTGGGACCAGTACCCCGTTCGGGAGACGATGAGCCACGAGCTCGGGGTGCCCGTTCAGGTGGACAACGACGTGAACCTGATGGCCCTGGGTGAGCTCCAGGCGGGAGTCGCCCGTTCCGTCGACGACTTCCTGCTGGTCAAGATAGGCACCGGAATCGGCTGCGGAATCGTCGTCGACGGCCACGTGTATCGCGGGGTGTCCGGCAGTGCGGGCGATATCGGCCATATCCAGATCGACGAGAACGGCCCGCCCTGCGCGTGCGGCAACAGCGGTTGTCTGGAGGCGTACGCCAGCGGCACCGCCCTCGCCCGCGACGCGATGGCCGCGGCCCGGGCCGGACGGTCCGCTCACCTGGCCGAACTGCTCGAACACGCGGAATCGCTCACAGCCGCCGACGTCACCGAAGCGGTCGCGGCCGGAGATCCTGTCGCCGTGCAGCTGTTGCGCGCCGGTGGACACCGCGTCGGCCAGGTGCTGGCCAGCCTGGTCAGCTTCTTCAACCCCGGCCTCGTCGTGGTGGCCGGTGGCGTGGCCGGCGCGGGTCACTCGCTGCTGGCCGAGATCCGCAGCGTCGTCTACCGCCGATCACTTCCACTGGCCACGGGCAACCTGCCGATCGTGCTCTCCGAACTCGCGACGGTCGCGGGTGCCGTCGGCGGAGCCCGACTGATCAGCGACCAGGTTTTCTCCGTCCCGCGCGGCGCGGAAGAACGGTAG
- a CDS encoding maleylpyruvate isomerase family mycothiol-dependent enzyme, protein MSAPDHERYCAEIIRQAGLLGKAAEGAAPGTRVPTCPDWSLEQLVLHLGGAHRWVERIVRTRDEVEVCAAQASGNFESAGQDPAVLGAWLVEGAEGLADVLRNAGPDAAVWSPVEGVRPVVLSWARRMTHETLVHRADAELALGTAFETEPELAVDALDEWMQLCSSPRLLEADPEASRLPGSGSTVHLHATDAGTELAAEWVVDLAGESITWRRAHEKATVALRAPLNELLLIAYRRKALSEADAEVRGDVELLEAWLDGVTGWFR, encoded by the coding sequence ATGAGTGCACCGGATCACGAGCGCTACTGCGCGGAGATCATCCGGCAGGCCGGGTTGCTGGGGAAGGCGGCCGAAGGCGCCGCACCGGGGACGCGCGTGCCGACCTGCCCGGACTGGAGTCTGGAGCAGCTGGTGCTGCACCTCGGTGGGGCGCACCGCTGGGTCGAACGGATCGTGCGGACTCGGGACGAGGTCGAGGTCTGCGCGGCGCAGGCGAGCGGGAACTTCGAATCCGCCGGGCAGGATCCGGCGGTGCTCGGTGCCTGGCTCGTCGAGGGAGCCGAGGGACTGGCCGACGTGCTGCGCAACGCCGGTCCGGACGCCGCGGTGTGGAGTCCGGTCGAAGGGGTGCGGCCGGTGGTGCTGTCGTGGGCGCGCCGGATGACCCACGAGACGTTGGTGCACCGGGCCGACGCGGAGCTCGCGCTCGGGACGGCGTTCGAAACCGAGCCGGAGCTCGCGGTGGACGCGTTGGACGAGTGGATGCAGCTGTGCTCGTCGCCGCGGCTGCTCGAAGCCGATCCGGAAGCGAGCCGGCTACCGGGCAGCGGCAGCACGGTGCACCTGCACGCCACCGACGCGGGCACGGAACTCGCCGCGGAGTGGGTGGTCGACCTCGCCGGGGAGTCGATCACGTGGCGGCGTGCGCACGAGAAGGCGACGGTGGCGCTGCGGGCGCCGCTGAACGAGCTGCTGCTGATCGCCTACCGGCGGAAGGCACTGTCCGAAGCGGACGCCGAGGTCCGCGGAGACGTCGAGCTGCTGGAAGCCTGGTTGGACGGTGTCACGGGCTGGTTCAGGTAG
- a CDS encoding bifunctional 4-hydroxy-2-oxoglutarate aldolase/2-dehydro-3-deoxy-phosphogluconate aldolase — protein MYRWQAMNVIAEHGVVGIIRAETAQQAGLRARTCLDSGLSVLEISLTTPDAPELIKELRREYPSALLGAGTVLDAASAWTAMAAGAGFLVSPSLHEDVVSTGHRYGAAVIPGTDTPGEIVHALSAGADAIKLFPASRWTPESMRDVLAALPQAPLVPTGGVSLENAPDWIAAGAVAVGMGSALSRGSTDEATARISDLRTRIRAARG, from the coding sequence ATGTATCGCTGGCAAGCGATGAACGTCATCGCCGAGCACGGCGTGGTGGGCATCATTCGCGCGGAAACGGCGCAGCAGGCGGGTCTGCGGGCCAGGACCTGCCTGGACTCCGGACTGTCCGTGCTGGAGATATCGCTGACCACCCCCGATGCCCCCGAGCTGATCAAGGAGCTCCGCCGGGAGTACCCCTCGGCGCTGCTCGGGGCCGGGACCGTGCTCGACGCCGCTTCCGCGTGGACGGCCATGGCGGCCGGTGCCGGATTCCTCGTCTCGCCGTCACTGCACGAGGACGTGGTCAGCACCGGACACCGGTACGGCGCGGCGGTGATCCCGGGAACCGACACGCCCGGCGAGATCGTTCACGCGCTGTCGGCGGGTGCGGACGCGATCAAGCTGTTCCCCGCCAGCAGGTGGACTCCCGAGAGCATGCGCGACGTGCTGGCCGCGCTGCCGCAGGCGCCGCTGGTGCCGACCGGTGGCGTGTCGCTGGAGAACGCTCCCGACTGGATAGCTGCCGGGGCCGTCGCGGTGGGGATGGGATCGGCCCTGTCCAGGGGAAGCACCGATGAGGCCACCGCCAGGATATCCGACCTGCGCACACGGATCAGAGCAGCGCGGGGTTGA